One stretch of Pararhizobium qamdonense DNA includes these proteins:
- a CDS encoding helix-turn-helix domain-containing protein, with protein MKDKMLQELDPLELRCLSLAARGRTRDDISRETDICRKKIEQAFASAMEKLQAGNVAEAIFRAARMDLIS; from the coding sequence ATGAAGGACAAGATGCTGCAGGAACTCGATCCCTTGGAATTGCGCTGCCTGTCTTTGGCCGCGCGCGGGCGCACCCGGGATGATATCAGCCGGGAAACCGATATCTGCCGCAAGAAAATAGAACAGGCCTTCGCGTCTGCGATGGAGAAACTGCAGGCGGGCAATGTCGCAGAGGCGATTTTCCGCGCAGCCCGGATGGATTTGATCTCATAA
- the tkt gene encoding transketolase produces the protein MISRENHDRMANAIRFLSMDAVEKANSGHPGLPMGAADVATVLFSRYLKFDPKAPLWADRDRFVLSAGHGSMLLYSLLYLTGYEDMTIEDIKQFRQLGSKTAGHPEFGHASGIETTTGPLGQGIANAVGMAIAERKLEEEFGSDLQNHHTYVLCGDGCLMEGISHEAIALAGHLKLSKLVLFWDDNNITIDGAVSLSDSTDQIARFQAVHWNTIRVDGHDPDQIAAAIEEAHKSDRPTFIACKTVIGFGAPNKQGTHKVHGSPLGAEEIAATRKALNWESEAFTVPADVLDAWRTAGGRSADAHKAWDGRLAATEATKKSEFTRRFAGTLPGDLDAAIDSYKKKLADAPPTVATRKASEDALEVINGIVPEMLGGSADLTPSNNTKTSQMKSITPTDFSGRYMHWGIREHGMAAAMNGISLHGGLIPYSGGFMIFSDYCRPSIRLAALMGIRVIHVLTHDSIGVGEDGPTHEPVEHMAALRAIPNLLMFRPADAVETAECWQQALKEQHRPSGLALTRQNLAPSRLTYSAENLSAKGAYELIAADNAKVSIFASGSEVELAVKAAGELNGKGIATRVVSVPCFELFQEQPDDYRKAVIGDAPVKIAAEAAVRQGWDYFIGNDGDFVGMHSFGASGPAKDLFKHFGITSDAIVAAAEKKLA, from the coding sequence ATGATCTCTCGCGAAAATCACGACCGGATGGCAAATGCAATCCGATTCCTCTCCATGGATGCCGTCGAAAAGGCCAATTCCGGCCATCCCGGCCTGCCCATGGGCGCTGCCGACGTGGCAACGGTGCTATTCTCCCGTTACCTGAAATTCGATCCGAAGGCGCCGCTCTGGGCAGACCGCGATCGTTTCGTCCTGTCGGCCGGCCATGGCTCGATGCTGCTCTACTCGCTGCTCTATTTGACGGGCTACGAAGACATGACCATCGAGGACATCAAGCAGTTCCGCCAGCTCGGCTCCAAGACCGCCGGCCATCCGGAATTCGGTCATGCCTCGGGCATCGAAACCACCACCGGTCCGCTCGGCCAGGGCATTGCCAATGCCGTCGGCATGGCGATCGCCGAGCGCAAGCTGGAAGAGGAGTTCGGCAGCGACCTGCAGAACCACCACACCTATGTTCTGTGCGGCGACGGCTGCCTGATGGAAGGCATTAGCCACGAAGCCATCGCGCTCGCCGGCCACCTCAAGCTGAGCAAGCTGGTGCTGTTCTGGGACGACAACAACATCACCATCGATGGCGCCGTCTCCCTGTCGGACTCGACCGACCAGATCGCCCGCTTCCAGGCCGTGCACTGGAACACGATCCGCGTTGATGGCCATGACCCCGACCAGATCGCCGCCGCGATCGAGGAAGCCCACAAGTCCGACCGCCCGACCTTCATCGCCTGCAAAACGGTGATCGGTTTCGGCGCTCCCAACAAGCAAGGCACCCACAAGGTCCATGGCTCGCCGCTGGGTGCCGAGGAAATTGCAGCCACCCGCAAGGCCCTGAACTGGGAATCCGAAGCCTTCACCGTTCCGGCAGACGTTCTCGACGCCTGGCGCACCGCCGGTGGCCGCTCGGCTGACGCACACAAGGCGTGGGACGGCCGCCTGGCCGCGACCGAAGCGACGAAGAAGTCCGAGTTCACCCGCCGCTTTGCCGGAACCCTTCCGGGCGATCTCGATGCCGCCATCGACAGCTACAAGAAGAAGCTGGCCGACGCTCCGCCGACGGTTGCCACCCGCAAGGCATCCGAAGATGCGCTCGAAGTCATCAACGGCATCGTGCCGGAAATGCTCGGCGGCTCGGCCGACCTGACGCCGTCCAACAACACCAAGACCAGCCAGATGAAGTCGATCACCCCGACCGATTTCTCCGGACGTTACATGCATTGGGGCATCCGCGAACACGGCATGGCTGCCGCCATGAACGGGATTTCGCTGCACGGCGGGTTGATCCCCTATTCCGGCGGCTTCATGATCTTCTCGGACTATTGCCGTCCGTCGATCCGCCTGGCTGCTCTTATGGGCATCCGCGTCATCCACGTTCTGACGCATGATTCCATCGGCGTCGGCGAAGATGGCCCGACGCATGAGCCGGTCGAGCACATGGCAGCTTTGCGTGCTATCCCCAATCTCCTGATGTTCCGCCCGGCAGACGCTGTCGAAACAGCCGAATGCTGGCAGCAGGCGCTGAAGGAACAGCACCGTCCGTCCGGCCTGGCGCTGACCCGCCAGAATCTCGCGCCGTCGCGCCTCACATACTCGGCCGAAAACCTCTCGGCCAAGGGTGCCTATGAGCTGATCGCCGCCGACAATGCCAAGGTCTCGATCTTTGCCTCCGGCTCGGAAGTCGAACTGGCCGTCAAGGCGGCTGGCGAACTGAACGGCAAGGGCATTGCGACCCGCGTCGTTTCGGTTCCCTGCTTCGAACTGTTCCAGGAACAGCCGGACGATTACCGCAAGGCCGTCATCGGCGATGCGCCGGTCAAGATCGCCGCAGAAGCCGCAGTCCGCCAAGGCTGGGACTACTTCATCGGCAATGATGGCGATTTCGTCGGCATGCACTCGTTCGGCGCTTCCGGCCCGGCCAAGGACCTGTTCAAGCATTTCGGCATCACATCGGACGCCATCGTTGCGGCGGCCGAAAAGAAGCTGGCCTGA
- a CDS encoding LysR family transcriptional regulator: protein MFPPLESDLLRTFVAVAESGNFTKAGEKVGRTQSAVSMQIKKLEDILGESLFERGSRGVNMTGHGIRLLDNARRIVTMLDDTAASIRLPALDGSVRIGISEEYINSTLPKALGAFAAVHPGVEVTVQQGVSMSNLAALDAGEIDIAVVFEPGGPTRNEVLMVDPTVWVTCDQHGAHMRQPLPIATYTYLKNGWCDELALRSLTKRGIESRVAYISRTSSGLIAAVTSGLSIAPLTRSSIPAGCRELTAADGYDVIDFSNVVMKTRPRGNKRIVESMSNAIREAFRPAAQG from the coding sequence ATGTTTCCTCCTCTCGAAAGCGATCTCCTGCGCACCTTCGTGGCCGTGGCCGAAAGCGGCAATTTTACCAAAGCGGGGGAGAAGGTCGGCCGGACGCAATCCGCTGTCAGCATGCAGATCAAGAAGCTCGAGGATATTTTGGGCGAAAGCCTGTTCGAGCGCGGATCGCGCGGCGTCAACATGACCGGCCACGGCATCAGGCTGCTGGACAATGCCCGGCGTATCGTCACGATGCTGGACGACACGGCCGCTTCGATCCGGCTTCCGGCACTCGATGGCTCCGTCAGGATCGGCATTTCGGAGGAATATATCAACTCGACCTTGCCGAAAGCGCTGGGCGCCTTCGCCGCCGTTCATCCGGGCGTCGAGGTGACCGTGCAGCAGGGCGTCTCGATGTCCAACCTTGCAGCGCTCGATGCCGGTGAGATCGATATCGCTGTGGTCTTCGAGCCGGGCGGCCCGACGCGCAATGAGGTGCTGATGGTCGATCCAACTGTCTGGGTGACCTGCGACCAGCATGGCGCGCATATGCGCCAACCTCTGCCGATCGCCACCTATACCTATCTGAAAAACGGATGGTGCGATGAACTGGCGCTTCGCAGCCTGACAAAACGCGGCATCGAAAGCCGCGTCGCCTATATCAGCCGCACCAGCAGCGGCCTGATCGCCGCCGTCACCTCGGGCCTATCCATCGCCCCCCTCACCCGCTCCAGCATCCCCGCCGGCTGCCGCGAACTGACAGCCGCCGACGGCTACGATGTCATCGACTTTTCAAACGTCGTGATGAAGACCAGGCCGCGCGGCAACAAACGGATCGTCGAAAGCATGTCCAACGCCATCCGCGAGGCCTTCCGGCCGGCAGCGCAGGGATAA
- a CDS encoding cell division protein ZapA, with protein sequence MAQVTVMIDGKAYRMACEEGQEDHLTELATRFDQYVSHLKTQFGEIGDLRLTVMAGIMVMDELSEVNRKLKNIQAETDALKQGRVATLSDQQKNEDVLATALAEVTTQIHEIAAKLSGKTTPAPH encoded by the coding sequence ATGGCGCAAGTAACGGTGATGATCGACGGCAAGGCCTATCGCATGGCATGCGAGGAGGGCCAGGAAGATCATCTGACCGAACTGGCCACCCGCTTCGATCAATATGTCAGCCACCTGAAGACCCAGTTCGGCGAGATCGGCGATCTGCGCCTGACCGTGATGGCCGGCATCATGGTGATGGATGAACTCAGCGAAGTGAACCGCAAGCTGAAAAATATCCAGGCAGAGACCGACGCGCTGAAACAGGGCCGCGTCGCCACGCTCTCGGACCAGCAGAAGAACGAGGATGTGCTCGCCACGGCGCTTGCCGAAGTCACAACCCAGATCCACGAGATCGCCGCCAAGCTCAGCGGCAAGACGACGCCTGCGCCGCACTGA
- a CDS encoding DUF4164 domain-containing protein, giving the protein MAAGKTVKAAIDELRSAVSSLENAIDGRFDRERDLGEIEGEVRRVNTDRSRLAQELDQSQFRANRLEEVNREVSRRLVTAMETIRAVLDR; this is encoded by the coding sequence ATGGCGGCAGGAAAGACAGTCAAGGCGGCGATCGACGAGCTGCGCAGCGCAGTGAGCAGCCTCGAGAATGCCATTGATGGACGGTTCGACCGGGAGCGCGACCTTGGCGAGATTGAAGGCGAAGTGCGGCGTGTCAACACCGACCGCTCACGGCTCGCCCAGGAACTCGACCAATCGCAATTCCGGGCAAACCGGCTTGAGGAAGTCAACCGCGAAGTCTCGCGCCGTCTGGTGACGGCCATGGAAACGATAAGGGCAGTGCTGGACCGCTAA